The following are encoded together in the Myxococcus guangdongensis genome:
- a CDS encoding branched-chain amino acid ABC transporter permease, whose amino-acid sequence MTQLLQLGISGLALGASYALIALGFSVVYRASRLFNFAHGELLALGAFLMTALVEVLPWWLALTASACLTGGLAALLERTVLRRMVGRPVFTTIILTLFLGLLLRAGIVIAFGTDTRGMPTPWDAMAEVQVGNATVLLSSLVSLGATTVVLVGMHALVQRTPLGVAMRAASENQEVALVLGIPVGRVLGFTWFLAGATAAVAGVFLGMFPRSVDSNLGYVALRAFPAIIVGGLESVVGAVVAAFMLGLLEVLSQAYVNPHLGAFGHNLHAVFPYAAMILFLVLRPRGLWGEHEVRRV is encoded by the coding sequence ATGACGCAGCTTCTGCAGCTCGGCATCTCCGGACTGGCGCTCGGGGCGAGCTACGCGCTCATCGCCCTGGGCTTCTCCGTGGTGTATCGGGCCTCCCGACTCTTCAACTTCGCGCACGGCGAGCTGCTCGCGCTGGGTGCGTTCCTGATGACGGCGCTCGTGGAGGTGCTGCCCTGGTGGCTGGCGCTCACCGCGTCCGCGTGCCTCACCGGCGGACTGGCCGCGCTCCTGGAGCGCACGGTGCTGCGCCGCATGGTGGGGCGCCCTGTGTTCACCACCATCATCCTGACGCTGTTCCTGGGGCTGCTGCTGCGCGCGGGCATCGTCATCGCGTTCGGCACGGACACGCGCGGCATGCCCACGCCGTGGGACGCGATGGCGGAGGTGCAGGTGGGCAACGCCACCGTGCTGCTGTCCTCACTCGTGTCACTGGGCGCGACGACGGTGGTGCTGGTGGGGATGCACGCGCTGGTGCAGCGAACCCCGCTGGGCGTGGCGATGCGCGCGGCGAGCGAGAACCAGGAGGTGGCGCTGGTGCTGGGGATTCCGGTGGGCCGGGTGCTCGGCTTCACGTGGTTCCTGGCGGGAGCGACGGCGGCGGTGGCGGGTGTGTTCCTGGGGATGTTCCCGCGCTCGGTGGATTCGAACCTGGGCTACGTGGCGTTGAGAGCGTTCCCCGCCATCATCGTCGGCGGGCTGGAGTCGGTGGTGGGCGCGGTGGTGGCCGCGTTCATGCTGGGGCTCTTGGAGGTGCTGTCCCAGGCGTATGTGAATCCGCACCTGGGCGCCTTCGGGCACAACCTCCACGCCGTCTTCCCCTACGCCGCGATGATTCTGTTCCTGGTCTTGCGTCCGCGCGGGCTGTGGGGCGAGCACGAGGTGCGCCGCGTCTGA